In Actinomycetota bacterium, the following are encoded in one genomic region:
- the rpmI gene encoding 50S ribosomal protein L35: protein MPKQKTHRGAAKRFRVTGSGKIVREQAHIKHYLEHKPGSLRRRLQHPSLVSKADTKRVKRMLGI, encoded by the coding sequence ATGCCAAAGCAGAAGACTCACCGTGGCGCCGCGAAGAGATTCCGCGTCACCGGATCGGGCAAAATCGTTCGCGAGCAGGCTCACATCAAGCACTACCTCGAGCACAAGCCGGGCTCGTTGAGAAGGCGGCTTCAGCACCCCTCGTTGGTCTCCAAGGCGGACACCAAAAGGGTGAAGCGGATGTTGGGGATATAG
- a CDS encoding RNA methyltransferase produces MITSLRNPHIQAARKLVKRAVRDARREFLVEGPNGVGQALDSGAPLTVLFLAGPDDPFPEHSRRARAGGVPVLAVSDDVMRAISSTTTPAGIVAVSRFVDRDPVALLRDPPSLAVVLAGVRDPGNAGTIIRSCAAAGADAVFLGEATVDIYNPKFVRATAGALFNLPFARNVELPWLLEKLGSLDLQRVAADPVGEVVYDQVDFRRRTAFVLGNEAWGVTEELASAVDARVSIPMSKSVESLNVGMAATVLLFEAARQRRAG; encoded by the coding sequence TTGATCACCAGCCTGCGCAACCCCCACATCCAGGCTGCTCGAAAACTCGTTAAGCGCGCAGTCCGGGACGCCCGGCGGGAGTTCCTGGTGGAAGGGCCCAACGGCGTCGGCCAGGCGCTGGACTCCGGCGCCCCGCTCACCGTCCTGTTTCTCGCCGGCCCGGACGACCCTTTCCCCGAGCACAGCCGCCGGGCCAGAGCCGGGGGCGTCCCGGTGCTCGCCGTCTCGGACGACGTGATGAGGGCAATCTCCTCCACCACCACCCCCGCCGGGATAGTTGCGGTCAGCCGCTTTGTCGACCGGGACCCGGTGGCGCTCCTGAGGGACCCGCCGAGCCTGGCCGTCGTGCTCGCCGGAGTCCGGGATCCCGGCAACGCCGGGACGATCATCCGCAGCTGCGCCGCCGCCGGCGCCGACGCCGTCTTTCTCGGGGAAGCCACGGTCGACATCTACAACCCCAAGTTCGTTCGGGCCACGGCCGGCGCCCTGTTCAATCTCCCGTTCGCCCGGAATGTTGAGTTACCCTGGCTCTTGGAGAAGTTGGGAAGTCTCGACCTGCAGCGTGTGGCTGCGGACCCGGTTGGAGAAGTGGTGTACGACCAGGTTGACTTCAGGCGGCGCACCGCCTTCGTTTTGGGAAATGAGGCTTGGGGCGTGACTGAAGAGCTTGCGTCCGCAGTAGACGCAAGGGTGAGTATCCCGATGAGCAAGAGCGTGGAGTCGTTGAACGTCGGCATGGCAGCAACGGTGCTTCTCTTCGAGGCTGCCCGGCAACGGAGGGCGGGCTGA
- the rplT gene encoding 50S ribosomal protein L20: MARVKRSVHSKKHRRATLKAAKGYRGARSRHYRVANEQLLHSMTYAYRDRKDRKGQFRRLWIARINAAARTNGISYSRFIEGLSKAGVEVDRKVLAEIAVSDAAAFSALAGTAKAALGD, encoded by the coding sequence GTGGCCAGAGTAAAACGATCAGTTCACAGCAAGAAGCACCGACGCGCGACCCTAAAGGCCGCCAAGGGCTACCGCGGGGCACGCAGCCGCCACTACCGGGTTGCCAACGAGCAGCTTCTGCACTCGATGACCTACGCCTACCGGGACCGCAAGGACCGCAAAGGCCAGTTCCGGCGCCTTTGGATCGCCCGCATCAATGCAGCCGCCCGGACCAACGGTATCTCGTACAGCCGCTTCATCGAGGGACTCTCCAAGGCAGGGGTCGAGGTCGACCGCAAGGTTCTGGCCGAGATTGCAGTGAGCGACGCGGCGGCCTTTTCCGCCCTCGCAGGCACCGCCAAAGCTGCGCTGGGAGACTAG
- the infC gene encoding translation initiation factor IF-3, which yields MNDRIRVPEVRVVGPGGEQLGIMTTAQALSRAQQLDFDLVEVAPQADPPVCKIMDYGKYKYEQDVKAKEARKRQQQVTVKEMKFKPKISTHDYDTKKHHIEKFLNAGSKVKITVWFRGREMQHTELGARLLTNLSTQLEDIAVVEMHPKLDGKNMVMVLAPVKKTGAKSEKEPKSQHA from the coding sequence CTGAACGACCGTATTCGCGTTCCCGAGGTACGGGTAGTAGGTCCCGGCGGAGAACAGTTGGGCATCATGACCACCGCCCAGGCATTGAGTCGAGCACAACAGCTCGACTTCGATCTGGTCGAGGTAGCGCCGCAGGCAGACCCACCGGTCTGCAAGATCATGGATTACGGGAAGTACAAGTACGAGCAGGACGTCAAAGCCAAAGAAGCACGGAAGCGCCAGCAGCAGGTCACTGTCAAGGAGATGAAGTTCAAGCCCAAAATCTCCACGCACGACTACGACACGAAGAAGCACCACATCGAGAAGTTCCTGAATGCGGGCTCGAAGGTGAAGATCACCGTCTGGTTCCGGGGCAGGGAGATGCAGCACACCGAGCTCGGTGCGAGATTGCTTACGAACCTGTCGACGCAGCTGGAAGATATAGCGGTTGTCGAGATGCACCCGAAGCTCGATGGCAAGAACATGGTGATGGTTCTCGCTCCGGTCAAGAAGACGGGTGCGAAATCGGAGAAGGAACCGAAGAGCCAGCACGCCTGA